In Symmachiella dynata, the following are encoded in one genomic region:
- a CDS encoding SMI1/KNR4 family protein → MIHDPSHHDIIERLKAQAASASPLADRGFSGWWHDPDSYLLPPASDELITATEAELGFALPPLLKTIYREVGNGGQLLGPGLFGLPGGYDTKNGQNIVSSSRAMASMLAWWEQFVVICDRGCSMCSCIDCTDDDFAVYRWDGNTLDEQTAVDEPNDDIWELEANTFDEWIVEEVQAFESKIDSSVQPAGPQSYNRKRRWWQFW, encoded by the coding sequence ATGATTCACGACCCATCGCACCACGACATCATTGAGCGATTGAAAGCCCAAGCGGCTTCTGCGAGCCCGCTTGCTGACAGGGGTTTTTCTGGGTGGTGGCATGACCCGGATTCGTATCTCTTACCTCCCGCATCTGACGAATTAATTACCGCGACAGAGGCGGAACTTGGATTCGCTCTACCTCCGCTGCTGAAAACCATCTACCGCGAAGTTGGCAATGGCGGGCAGCTCCTGGGGCCCGGATTGTTTGGACTTCCCGGCGGTTATGATACCAAGAACGGCCAAAACATCGTTTCAAGCTCCAGGGCGATGGCCAGCATGCTTGCATGGTGGGAGCAATTCGTCGTCATTTGCGATCGCGGGTGCTCCATGTGTTCGTGTATTGACTGTACGGACGATGATTTCGCTGTTTATCGCTGGGATGGCAATACCCTCGATGAGCAAACTGCGGTCGATGAACCGAACGACGACATCTGGGAACTCGAAGCGAACACCTTTGATGAGTGGATTGTTGAAGAGGTACAAGCTTTCGAGTCAAAGATCGATTCTTCAGTCCAACCAGCAGGACCCCAGTCTTACAATCGCAAGCGTCGTTGGTGGCAGTTCTGGTGA
- a CDS encoding ZIP family metal transporter, protein MFARFLLILVLLLIAPGGFAHPLAALASEQTVATDVAEAPVNAADGNPSPLKAAAWHYILLVMYCGMIVCASLFGGWLPSMIHLSHTRMQLIISFVGGLMLGIGLLHLLPHSAHELGSVNRAALWMLAGVMAMFILIRTFHVHHHGPVEMPPELQNNPASVAHAHHDHDHDHDHNHSDHREPSYYQSCEHTHQLSWLGITLGLALHTLIDGIALAASVQADSERIKTFSLLGVGTFLAILLHKPLDAVSITSLMAVGGWSPRWRNIVNGGFAMMCPLGAVLFLFGVRQFGDSQQQIVGSVLAFSAGVFICIALSDLLPEMEFHSHNRAQLSLTLAAGIGLAWGLTFLSPVHLHAPTPAPVAAPTVMIGEPQLSQP, encoded by the coding sequence ATGTTCGCCCGTTTCCTGCTGATTTTGGTACTGCTCCTCATCGCTCCGGGCGGCTTTGCGCATCCATTGGCTGCATTGGCGAGTGAGCAAACGGTTGCGACCGACGTGGCTGAGGCGCCGGTTAATGCGGCTGATGGCAATCCGAGTCCGTTGAAAGCAGCCGCTTGGCATTACATTTTGCTAGTCATGTATTGCGGGATGATTGTCTGTGCCTCGTTATTCGGCGGTTGGTTGCCGTCGATGATTCATCTCTCGCATACCCGGATGCAATTGATTATCAGCTTTGTTGGCGGACTGATGTTGGGGATCGGTTTGTTGCACCTGTTGCCCCATTCGGCCCACGAGTTGGGTTCAGTCAATCGCGCCGCCCTTTGGATGTTGGCCGGTGTGATGGCCATGTTCATTTTGATTCGCACCTTCCACGTGCATCACCACGGTCCCGTCGAAATGCCGCCGGAATTGCAAAACAATCCGGCATCCGTCGCACACGCACACCATGACCACGACCACGATCATGACCACAATCACAGCGACCACCGCGAACCGAGCTATTACCAAAGCTGCGAACATACGCATCAACTCAGTTGGCTGGGGATCACATTAGGCCTAGCGCTGCATACGCTGATCGACGGCATTGCATTGGCCGCCAGCGTGCAGGCGGATTCGGAACGGATTAAGACGTTTTCGCTCTTGGGTGTCGGCACCTTCCTCGCAATACTATTGCACAAGCCGCTTGATGCTGTGTCGATCACCTCACTGATGGCGGTCGGCGGTTGGTCGCCGCGTTGGCGGAACATCGTCAACGGCGGGTTTGCCATGATGTGTCCGTTGGGGGCGGTGTTGTTTTTGTTTGGCGTGCGTCAATTCGGCGATTCGCAACAACAGATCGTGGGAAGCGTGTTGGCATTTTCGGCCGGTGTGTTTATCTGCATCGCTTTGAGCGACCTATTGCCGGAGATGGAATTCCACTCCCACAACCGAGCGCAACTTTCGCTCACCTTAGCGGCCGGTATCGGCTTGGCTTGGGGACTGACATTTTTATCACCAGTGCATTTGCACGCACCAACTCCTGCACCTGTTGCCGCACCAACGGTCATGATCGGCGAGCCACAGTTATCGCAGCCGTGA
- a CDS encoding prenyltransferase/squalene oxidase repeat-containing protein produces MTYNRLLWLTVLVWLTATATAQAQLPEPALPNPKYPSVPPQVETSGLEYITPTTQRAIDRGLRFLSKKQSADGSYGSGPRYRHNVAVTALSSMAFLSAGHMPSRGPYGEQVDKTVEFLLRHTKPSGFIYVEEGASHGPMYGHGFATLYLAEVYGTTPRKEIREKLSLAVNLIVNSQNDQGGWRYEPNSKDADVSVTVCQIMALRAARNAGIFVPKDTVDRCIKYVKACQNNDGGFRYQLNHNRDSLFPRSAAGVVALYSAGEYEGAEITRGIQYLHRHLPRPGRARNVEYYFYGNYYGVQAMWHAGGDHWKRWYPAVRDDLLIRQSADGSWDNTLQNPEYGTAMALLILQMPNNYLPIFQR; encoded by the coding sequence ATGACATACAATCGACTTCTGTGGCTGACAGTGCTGGTCTGGCTAACGGCCACAGCAACGGCGCAGGCGCAGCTGCCCGAACCGGCGCTGCCGAATCCCAAATATCCGTCGGTCCCCCCGCAGGTGGAAACGAGCGGACTAGAGTACATTACGCCGACTACCCAACGGGCCATTGACCGGGGACTGCGGTTTTTGTCGAAAAAGCAATCTGCGGATGGATCCTATGGCAGCGGTCCGCGCTATCGGCACAACGTGGCCGTCACAGCACTGTCTAGCATGGCATTTTTATCCGCCGGACACATGCCGAGCCGCGGACCGTATGGAGAACAAGTTGACAAGACAGTTGAGTTTCTCCTCCGCCACACCAAACCATCCGGGTTTATTTATGTCGAGGAGGGAGCGTCGCACGGCCCGATGTACGGCCATGGATTTGCGACCCTCTATCTGGCTGAAGTGTACGGCACAACGCCCCGCAAAGAGATCCGCGAAAAGTTATCACTGGCTGTAAACCTGATTGTGAATTCGCAAAACGATCAAGGGGGGTGGCGCTATGAGCCCAACAGCAAAGATGCTGACGTCTCAGTAACGGTCTGCCAGATCATGGCCCTGCGTGCGGCTCGGAACGCTGGTATTTTTGTTCCCAAGGATACGGTCGATCGTTGCATCAAATACGTCAAGGCCTGCCAAAACAACGACGGTGGATTCCGGTATCAGTTGAATCACAACCGAGACAGCCTGTTCCCCCGTTCGGCCGCAGGCGTGGTCGCACTGTATAGTGCGGGGGAGTATGAAGGCGCCGAGATCACCCGCGGTATTCAATATCTGCACCGACATCTGCCCCGTCCTGGGCGGGCACGCAACGTCGAATATTATTTTTACGGTAATTATTACGGCGTCCAAGCGATGTGGCATGCCGGCGGCGACCATTGGAAACGATGGTATCCCGCTGTACGTGACGACTTACTCATCCGTCAATCCGCCGATGGCAGTTGGGACAATACCTTGCAAAACCCCGAATACGGGACAGCGATGGCTCTATTGATCCTGCAGATGCCCAACAACTATTTGCCAATTTTCCAACGTTGA
- a CDS encoding NPCBM/NEW2 domain-containing protein: MTAAIPLRSSFAEEMVSIESVNGTTYTGSLSEVTAEHVIVAGKSTETIPIADVIRIDWPERRVASLSGQDLVLLANGDRLVMDPVQTDNEILRAKWREFPGLPLSSIPLEMVQGIAWKLPQDRVSRSGVITRLLNYSAKTDLLTLRNGNSVAGEFLGFNVDTLKLETAAGPLDIDLKSLNSLSFNPELIAFPKSQGVRLIVTLIDGSRFTATQFQYLADAGMQFTMAFGGQATFALDRIAAMQVVGGRAVYLSDLKPRDYTFTPYLSLRWPLRTDRNATGESLRVGGREYAKGLGTHSQAEITYALDGNYSQFQAVVGIDDHAGRGGNAIAEVLVDEKLVWTSDPLTSGGPPQRIDSIDLSGAQALTLRVLFGQRGDVQDHVDWCDALLVKQPK; this comes from the coding sequence GTGACCGCTGCCATTCCGCTGCGCAGCAGTTTCGCTGAGGAGATGGTCTCCATCGAATCGGTCAACGGCACAACCTACACCGGTTCGCTGAGCGAGGTGACGGCTGAGCACGTTATCGTCGCGGGAAAATCTACAGAGACCATTCCGATTGCCGACGTCATTCGTATCGATTGGCCGGAGCGACGTGTGGCGAGTTTGAGTGGCCAAGATCTCGTGTTGCTAGCCAACGGCGACCGATTGGTCATGGACCCGGTGCAGACGGACAACGAAATTCTGCGAGCCAAGTGGCGCGAGTTTCCCGGTTTGCCACTCAGTTCCATTCCCTTGGAAATGGTCCAAGGCATCGCGTGGAAACTACCGCAAGACCGTGTTTCGCGCTCAGGAGTCATCACACGTTTGCTAAATTACTCCGCCAAGACGGACTTGCTCACTTTGCGAAACGGAAATTCGGTTGCCGGTGAATTCCTGGGGTTCAACGTGGACACCTTAAAATTGGAAACCGCCGCCGGACCGCTCGACATCGACCTGAAATCGCTGAATTCTCTATCCTTCAACCCTGAATTAATCGCCTTTCCCAAGTCGCAAGGAGTGCGTTTGATCGTCACTTTGATCGACGGAAGCCGATTCACGGCAACGCAATTTCAATACCTAGCCGACGCCGGCATGCAGTTCACCATGGCCTTCGGCGGCCAAGCGACATTTGCACTCGACCGCATCGCTGCGATGCAAGTCGTCGGTGGCCGTGCGGTCTATCTTTCGGATCTCAAACCGCGCGATTATACCTTTACCCCCTACCTGTCGCTCCGCTGGCCACTGCGAACTGATCGCAACGCAACCGGTGAATCGTTGCGCGTCGGGGGCCGCGAATATGCCAAAGGCTTGGGAACGCACAGCCAAGCGGAAATCACCTATGCCCTGGATGGAAACTACAGTCAGTTTCAAGCCGTTGTGGGAATCGACGATCATGCCGGGCGGGGAGGAAATGCGATTGCGGAGGTGCTGGTTGATGAGAAATTGGTCTGGACCAGTGACCCGCTCACTTCTGGTGGCCCACCGCAACGGATTGACTCCATTGACCTCTCCGGCGCTCAGGCACTGACCTTGCGCGTGCTATTCGGCCAACGCGGTGATGTGCAAGATCACGTCGATTGGTGCGACGCACTGCTGGTCAAACAACCCAAGTAG
- a CDS encoding sirohydrochlorin chelatase — protein sequence MSVAVLLIAHGSRRSAANHDLVLLADDIRRIGRYSIIEVSYLELTEPTIDQGGRSCVAAGATEVLMMPYFLSAGVHVVEDLQKHRSQLAEEFPNTQFQLCPPLGLHPLMAEIVLARLEEGQQAAVE from the coding sequence ATGTCTGTAGCCGTACTGTTGATCGCGCATGGGAGTCGGCGGAGCGCCGCGAACCATGATCTTGTCCTGCTGGCGGACGATATTCGCCGTATCGGTCGCTATTCGATCATCGAAGTCAGCTATCTGGAACTCACCGAACCGACGATCGACCAAGGGGGCCGCAGCTGTGTCGCAGCCGGAGCGACGGAAGTCTTGATGATGCCCTATTTCCTTTCTGCAGGCGTTCATGTTGTCGAGGATTTGCAGAAACACCGTAGCCAACTCGCAGAGGAATTCCCCAACACGCAATTTCAACTCTGCCCTCCGCTGGGACTGCATCCGTTGATGGCGGAAATCGTACTGGCACGTCTGGAAGAGGGACAGCAAGCCGCCGTCGAATAG
- a CDS encoding serine/threonine protein kinase, whose amino-acid sequence MSSDPSQIGPYLITQKIGAGGMGTVYLGHHTDSHKVAAVKVLPSSMAREAGFVARFEREIESLRRLSNPHIIELFESGTDDDTYYYAMEYVDGETLADLIRREKRLPWRQVVDIGIQTCSALKSAHDAGIIHRDLKPSNLMLTDEGVVKLTDFGIAQVFATSKLTATGGIVGTAEFMSPEQADGRRASKQSDLYSLGAVLYALVTGRPPFSGSTSSEVIHKHKYGQFERPSLLVPEIPSWLEVIICQLLEKEPEKRFPDAYVLARQLEQVRKRVELSMRDTITSLPSQGDVGPTIAISPEPDFGGATMMKDLVGQELERLHGEHPISAFFNRTPVLILSLVLVIAGGFFWFRDTQLPAAERFEAAREILDGAESEQWLTAGKEMQALIAEDPDTWQDEVAPYLDKVELYKLKNTLGRKARKTLRKGPSSEPERLLLLAQNHREQGDLAAATKVLAALTTLLNENPDYADLNQVGEQLLAEISAERESMENTESMLISALDRADRLQKDGNREGARQIWLSVLELYENEAALRPYTARASEGLKAESH is encoded by the coding sequence GTGTCGTCAGATCCCAGCCAAATCGGCCCTTACCTCATTACTCAAAAAATCGGCGCGGGGGGTATGGGGACTGTGTACCTCGGACATCATACCGATTCACACAAGGTGGCGGCCGTTAAAGTCCTCCCGTCATCCATGGCGCGCGAAGCGGGATTCGTGGCACGATTCGAGCGAGAAATCGAATCGCTCAGACGACTTTCAAATCCGCACATTATCGAGCTGTTTGAAAGCGGGACCGACGACGACACTTATTATTATGCGATGGAATACGTCGACGGCGAAACGCTCGCCGATTTGATACGTCGCGAAAAACGTCTACCCTGGCGGCAGGTGGTCGATATCGGCATTCAAACCTGTTCGGCTCTCAAATCCGCGCATGACGCGGGTATCATTCATCGTGACTTGAAGCCGTCCAACTTAATGCTCACCGACGAGGGCGTCGTCAAATTGACCGATTTCGGCATCGCCCAGGTTTTCGCCACCAGCAAATTGACCGCGACCGGCGGAATTGTCGGCACTGCGGAATTCATGTCGCCCGAGCAGGCCGATGGACGCCGCGCCAGCAAGCAAAGCGATTTGTACTCGCTGGGAGCAGTCCTCTACGCGCTGGTCACAGGCCGTCCGCCGTTTTCCGGTTCCACCTCGTCGGAAGTGATCCACAAACACAAATACGGACAATTCGAACGTCCGTCGCTATTGGTGCCGGAAATCCCCAGTTGGTTGGAAGTCATCATCTGTCAGTTGTTGGAGAAGGAACCGGAGAAACGTTTCCCCGACGCCTATGTGCTCGCGCGGCAATTGGAACAAGTCCGCAAGCGTGTCGAACTTTCGATGCGGGACACGATCACCAGTCTGCCCTCGCAAGGCGACGTCGGTCCCACCATCGCCATCAGCCCCGAACCGGATTTCGGTGGCGCGACGATGATGAAGGACCTTGTGGGCCAAGAATTGGAACGTCTGCATGGCGAGCACCCGATTTCTGCGTTTTTTAATCGCACACCGGTGCTCATCCTCTCGTTGGTCCTAGTGATCGCCGGTGGATTTTTCTGGTTTCGCGATACCCAACTCCCCGCCGCCGAGCGTTTCGAAGCAGCCCGTGAAATCTTAGATGGAGCGGAAAGTGAACAGTGGCTGACGGCGGGTAAAGAGATGCAAGCCTTAATCGCCGAAGACCCCGACACCTGGCAGGACGAAGTCGCCCCCTATTTGGATAAGGTCGAACTGTACAAACTGAAAAACACCCTGGGACGAAAAGCCCGCAAAACCCTCCGCAAAGGTCCTAGCTCCGAGCCGGAACGGTTACTGCTCTTGGCGCAGAACCATCGCGAACAAGGAGATTTGGCTGCTGCGACCAAAGTCCTGGCGGCATTGACAACACTTCTCAACGAAAACCCTGATTATGCCGATCTCAACCAAGTCGGCGAACAACTTTTGGCGGAGATTTCTGCCGAACGGGAATCGATGGAGAACACAGAATCGATGCTGATCAGTGCTCTCGATCGCGCCGATCGTTTGCAGAAAGATGGAAACCGAGAAGGTGCCCGCCAAATTTGGTTGAGCGTCCTGGAACTCTATGAAAACGAAGCTGCCTTAAGGCCCTACACCGCCCGCGCCAGCGAGGGGCTCAAGGCCGAATCCCACTAA
- a CDS encoding adenine phosphoribosyltransferase, with protein MAENLDLKSFIRNVPDFPKPGIMFRDITPLLANAEAFGESIRQFADHFRDEKPTAILAAEARGFIFAAPLALELGASFVPIRKPGKLPFDTHAFHYELEYGSDSLELHTDAVGAGDRVLLVDDLLATGGTMQACAALSKKCGAEIAGFAFLIELDFLNGRENLLPHNVLSLIHYNGED; from the coding sequence ATGGCCGAGAACTTGGACCTGAAATCTTTTATTCGTAATGTTCCCGATTTTCCCAAACCGGGAATCATGTTTCGTGATATTACCCCGCTGTTAGCCAACGCCGAGGCCTTCGGCGAATCGATTCGTCAATTCGCCGATCATTTTCGCGACGAAAAACCGACGGCGATCTTGGCTGCTGAAGCGCGAGGCTTTATTTTTGCCGCTCCGTTAGCCCTCGAATTGGGCGCGAGTTTCGTCCCCATCCGCAAACCGGGCAAACTCCCGTTTGATACCCATGCGTTTCACTACGAATTAGAATACGGCAGTGACTCGCTGGAACTGCATACCGATGCCGTTGGCGCTGGGGACCGCGTGTTATTGGTCGATGACCTCTTGGCCACCGGTGGGACCATGCAGGCCTGTGCTGCTTTGTCAAAAAAGTGCGGCGCAGAGATCGCTGGCTTCGCCTTTTTGATTGAACTCGATTTTCTAAACGGCCGCGAAAACCTGTTGCCCCACAACGTGCTGAGTTTGATTCACTACAACGGCGAAGATTAA
- a CDS encoding amidohydrolase: MPASVEAVEQCQVIMAHAWMVRTFIKHSEEVEDFPELMGIVRAVFDTARALETRTDDPAGYLKMLQKKIGKLRKAAAEFTTNAPIASGHTNFQQAVISMNACVTELEQILADSAG, translated from the coding sequence ATGCCCGCATCCGTTGAGGCGGTTGAACAATGCCAGGTCATCATGGCGCATGCCTGGATGGTCCGTACATTCATCAAGCACAGTGAAGAGGTCGAGGATTTCCCCGAACTGATGGGCATCGTCCGCGCCGTGTTCGACACGGCACGCGCGCTGGAAACCCGCACCGATGATCCCGCCGGCTATCTGAAGATGTTGCAGAAGAAAATCGGCAAACTGCGCAAAGCCGCCGCTGAGTTCACGACCAACGCACCGATCGCCTCGGGGCACACCAACTTTCAACAAGCCGTGATCTCGATGAACGCCTGCGTAACCGAGCTGGAACAAATACTAGCTGACTCTGCAGGTTAG
- a CDS encoding PVC-type heme-binding CxxCH protein gives MNVVFRALVSTVLCHAVCAAAFAQGFTPEEAVKRMTVADGFSVKLFASEPDVRQPVSMTFDERGRLWVIQYLQYPHPAGLKALKVDRYLRTVYDKLPEPPPNGPRGVDRITILEDTNGDGRADKFKDFVNDLNLTTGLALGHGGVFVLQSPYLLFYPDRDGDDIPDGDPEVCLTGFGMEDSHAFANSLTWGPDGWLYGAQGSTVTANIRGITFQQGIWRYHPLTKEFELFAEGGGNTWGADFDQHGNMLAGTNYGNHAMLHQVQGGYYVKSFGKHGPLQNPHAYGFFNHVPHSNFKGGHVTIGGVVYQADSFPERFQNQYIAANVLSNAIYWHTIERDRSTLKNDFGGDLLLANDTWFRPIDCAVAPDGSVFIADWYDERANHVDPRDDWDKTNGRIYQLVADGTQPVKPFDLAKLTSLELVELLHHKNDWYGREARRILAARRDPAVIAPLKKIVLESEDDDLALRAFWMLYVSGGFNDTLAEKLLEHRSEDIRTWVIRLLGDTKQVSPVLHSRLLSLASTDASPTVRSQLACTAKRLPGEQALPIVREMLKQDADLDDPHIPLLLWWAVEDKAAVDRDLVLDLLAEPEAWKQPLVRKMIVERLAQRYAAAGEEADFESCARLLAMAPGAEETAMLIRGMEKGLQGSRRDTVPKALQQPLAKLWEQETPDPTLIRFAIRLGSKKARDEAMRQVVDNTTGVKTRLLLLQVLGQVGREEDAAQLLALLNDQTPAAVRGGVLQALQRFQSPEISRTVLQRYPAMSAALKSQARGLLCSRVAWAGELLKAVDAGKIPAKEVPNDQLQKIAFHKDESLNELIEKHWGRVVGGESPGDKAAKVHGIAVSVKLKAGDPLKGKELVVKTCLVCHTLHGEGKAIGPKLTDFDRKNTRFMLMNIVDPSAMIRKEYFMYTVITIDGRSVSGLIADSTPTTITIVDAKDQRTVIARDEIDEMVQQEVSLMPEKLLDGFTAQQVRDIVAYLQSDPPQPAKQDTSGE, from the coding sequence ATGAACGTTGTGTTTCGCGCCCTCGTTTCCACAGTACTGTGTCATGCTGTCTGCGCCGCTGCTTTCGCGCAAGGGTTTACGCCGGAAGAGGCGGTCAAACGAATGACGGTCGCGGATGGGTTTTCCGTGAAGTTATTCGCCTCCGAACCAGACGTCCGCCAGCCGGTGTCGATGACGTTTGACGAACGAGGCCGATTGTGGGTCATTCAATACCTGCAGTATCCGCATCCCGCCGGTTTGAAGGCGCTGAAGGTCGACCGTTATTTGCGGACGGTCTATGACAAACTCCCCGAGCCGCCTCCCAACGGACCGCGCGGTGTGGACCGGATTACGATTCTCGAAGACACCAACGGTGATGGGCGAGCGGACAAGTTTAAGGATTTTGTCAACGACCTGAACCTGACCACCGGTTTGGCATTGGGGCATGGCGGTGTGTTCGTGCTGCAAAGCCCGTATCTGCTGTTCTATCCCGACCGCGATGGTGACGACATTCCTGATGGCGATCCGGAAGTCTGCCTGACTGGGTTTGGTATGGAAGACTCGCACGCGTTTGCCAATTCGCTCACCTGGGGACCGGATGGGTGGCTTTACGGCGCGCAGGGGAGCACCGTGACCGCCAATATTCGCGGCATCACCTTTCAACAGGGAATCTGGCGGTACCATCCGCTGACCAAGGAATTTGAATTGTTCGCCGAAGGGGGGGGCAATACCTGGGGCGCCGATTTTGATCAGCACGGCAACATGCTGGCCGGAACGAATTACGGCAACCATGCCATGCTGCATCAGGTGCAGGGAGGGTACTATGTAAAATCCTTCGGCAAACATGGCCCGTTACAAAACCCGCACGCCTACGGATTCTTCAATCATGTCCCACACAGCAACTTCAAAGGGGGGCATGTCACGATTGGTGGTGTGGTGTATCAGGCGGATTCGTTTCCCGAGCGGTTTCAAAATCAATACATTGCCGCCAATGTTCTTTCCAACGCAATCTACTGGCACACAATTGAGCGCGATCGTTCGACATTGAAAAATGATTTTGGCGGCGATCTGTTGTTGGCCAACGACACATGGTTTCGGCCGATCGATTGTGCTGTGGCGCCGGATGGCTCTGTGTTTATTGCCGACTGGTACGATGAACGGGCGAACCATGTTGATCCGCGGGACGACTGGGACAAAACGAACGGACGGATTTATCAACTCGTCGCCGACGGCACCCAACCGGTCAAGCCGTTTGATCTAGCGAAGTTAACCAGCCTAGAACTAGTGGAATTGCTACACCACAAAAATGATTGGTACGGCCGCGAAGCACGACGCATTCTCGCAGCACGGCGCGATCCGGCAGTGATTGCACCGCTGAAGAAGATCGTGCTGGAATCAGAGGATGACGATTTGGCGCTGCGGGCGTTTTGGATGTTGTATGTCTCAGGGGGATTCAATGACACATTGGCGGAAAAACTGCTGGAGCATCGTAGCGAAGATATTCGCACCTGGGTAATTCGACTGTTGGGAGACACCAAGCAGGTTTCGCCGGTGCTGCATTCTCGTCTGTTAAGTCTGGCATCGACCGATGCCAGTCCGACCGTGCGGAGCCAATTGGCCTGCACGGCCAAACGGTTGCCGGGCGAACAGGCGTTGCCGATCGTGCGGGAGATGCTCAAGCAGGACGCCGATCTGGATGACCCACACATTCCGTTGTTGCTGTGGTGGGCGGTGGAGGATAAAGCGGCTGTGGACCGCGATTTGGTGCTCGATTTGCTGGCCGAACCGGAGGCGTGGAAACAACCGTTGGTTCGAAAGATGATCGTGGAACGATTGGCGCAGCGTTATGCTGCCGCCGGTGAGGAGGCTGACTTCGAAAGTTGCGCGCGGTTGTTGGCAATGGCTCCAGGTGCAGAAGAAACCGCGATGTTGATTCGCGGCATGGAAAAAGGCCTGCAAGGGAGTCGTCGTGATACGGTTCCGAAAGCACTGCAACAGCCGTTGGCCAAGTTGTGGGAGCAGGAGACCCCTGATCCCACATTGATTCGGTTTGCCATTCGACTGGGAAGCAAAAAAGCCCGCGATGAAGCGATGCGGCAAGTTGTCGACAACACGACCGGCGTCAAAACACGTCTGTTGTTGCTACAGGTCCTGGGACAAGTCGGACGCGAAGAGGATGCAGCTCAACTGTTGGCGCTGCTGAATGATCAGACCCCGGCGGCAGTCCGCGGAGGGGTGCTGCAAGCCCTGCAACGTTTTCAATCTCCGGAGATTTCACGCACAGTCCTTCAGCGGTATCCGGCTATGTCGGCCGCATTGAAAAGCCAAGCGCGGGGGTTGTTGTGCAGCCGTGTGGCTTGGGCTGGGGAATTGTTGAAAGCGGTCGATGCGGGCAAAATTCCCGCCAAAGAGGTTCCCAACGATCAGCTACAAAAAATCGCGTTTCATAAAGATGAGTCGCTCAATGAATTGATCGAAAAACATTGGGGCCGCGTGGTAGGTGGGGAAAGCCCGGGTGATAAAGCGGCCAAGGTGCATGGGATCGCCGTCTCGGTCAAACTCAAGGCGGGCGATCCGCTCAAGGGGAAAGAACTGGTGGTGAAGACCTGTTTGGTCTGCCACACACTGCATGGCGAAGGCAAAGCCATCGGCCCCAAACTGACTGACTTCGATCGTAAGAATACACGGTTCATGCTGATGAACATCGTGGATCCCAGCGCGATGATCCGCAAAGAGTACTTTATGTATACCGTCATCACCATCGACGGGCGGAGTGTTTCGGGCTTGATCGCTGATTCGACCCCGACCACGATCACAATCGTGGATGCCAAGGATCAACGTACGGTGATCGCTCGCGATGAAATCGACGAAATGGTGCAACAAGAAGTGTCATTGATGCCCGAAAAGTTGTTGGATGGATTCACGGCCCAACAGGTGCGGGACATCGTCGCCTATTTGCAAAGCGACCCGCCTCAACCGGCAAAGCAAGACACGTCTGGAGAATAG